Proteins found in one Brachypodium distachyon strain Bd21 chromosome 5, Brachypodium_distachyon_v3.0, whole genome shotgun sequence genomic segment:
- the LOC100844219 gene encoding G-type lectin S-receptor-like serine/threonine-protein kinase SD2-5 isoform X2, giving the protein MHKKFMSKISEEISRRIHDWQAPPGAAGSMEDEVVIEIGPVEKFLHEIMNEKPMRFSSEQLACYTRGYASELGSGGFGVVYKGELPNGLQVAVKVLKMSMNKKVQEGFMAEIGTIGRTYHVHLVRLYGFCFEKATKALVYEFLEGGSLEKYLYHDDDKEAEEGRKRLEWSTLHEIAVGTAKGIRYLHEECQQRIVHYDIKPANILLTADFVPKVADFGLARLGERENTHMSSLTGGGRGTPGYAAPELWMALPTTEKCDVYSFGMVLFEILGRRRNYDLAQAESREWFPKWVWDKYEQGDMDTIVSAAAGVVGEEDREKAETMCKVALWCVQFQPATRPTMSSVVRMLEGEMPIVPPVNPFHYVSFSGSGGENSSGSALTTGSTFLSSRDTGTGRDSEPVSVAASPPSKPTDAIMKGVKSTDAAAVMV; this is encoded by the coding sequence ATGCACAAGAAGTTCATGTCCAAAATCTCGGAGGAGATAAGCAGAAGAATCCACGACTGGCAAGCACCACCGGGCGCGGCCGGCTCCATGGAAGACGAGGTGGTGATCGAGATCGGCCCCGTGGagaagttcctccacgagATCATGAACGAGAAGCCGATGCGGTTCAGCTCGGAGCAGCTGGCGTGCTACACCAGGGGCTACGCGTCGGAGCTGGGGTCCGGCGGCTTCGGCGTCGTCTACAAAGGGGAGCTCCCCAACGGGCTGCAGGTGGCCGTGAAGGTGCTCAAGATGTCGATGAATAAGAAGGTCCAGGAAGGGTTCATGGCGGAGATCGGCACCATCGGCAGGACGTACCACGTGCACCTCGTCAGGCTCTACGGCTTCTGCTTCGAGAAGGCCACCAAGGCGCTGGTTTACGAGTTCCTGGAGGGCGGCTCGTTGGAGAAGTACTTGTACCACGACGACGATAAGGAAGCAGAGGAAGGCAGGAAGAGGCTGGAGTGGAGCACGCTGCACGAGATCGCTGTCGGCACGGCGAAGGGGATCCGGTACCTGCACGAGGAGTGCCAGCAGAGGATCGTGCACTACGACATCAAGCCGGCCAACATCCTGCTGACCGCCGACTTCGTGCCCAAGGTGGCCGACTTCGGGCTGGCGAGGCTCGGGGAGCGTGAGAACACCCACATGTCGTCGCTGACCGGTGGGGGCCGCGGGACGCCGGGGTACGCGGCGCCGGAGCTGTGGATGGCGCTGCCGACGACGGAGAAGTgcgacgtgtacagcttcggcATGGTGCTGTTCGAGATCCTGGGCCGGCGCCGGAACTACGACCTGGCGCAGGCCGAGAGCCGGGAGTGGTTCCCAAAGTGGGTGTGGGACAAGTACGAGCAAGGGGACATGGACACCATcgtgtcggcggcggcgggcgtcgTCGGGGAGGAGGACAGGGAGAAGGCGGAGACCATGTGCAAGGTGGCGCTGTGGTGCGTGCAGTTCCAGCCGGCGACGCGGCCCACCATGAGCAGCGTGGTGAGGATGCTGGAGGGGGAGATGCCCATCGTGCCGCCCGTGAACCCGTTCCACTACGTGTCcttcagcggcagcggcggcgagaacTCCAGCGGGTCGGCGTTGACGACGGGCAGCACGTTCTTGAGCAGTCGGGACACGGGGACAGGGAGAGACAGCGAGCCGGTGTCGGTCGCGGCGAGCCCTCCTTCTAAGCCCACTGATGCAATCATGAAAGGTGTTAAATCGACTGATGCAGCAGCAGTGATGGTATAG
- the LOC100844219 gene encoding G-type lectin S-receptor-like serine/threonine-protein kinase SD2-5 isoform X1 — MSTVATAVISSVAATVAVVITIAVIKRCRHTRKKMHKKFMSKISEEISRRIHDWQAPPGAAGSMEDEVVIEIGPVEKFLHEIMNEKPMRFSSEQLACYTRGYASELGSGGFGVVYKGELPNGLQVAVKVLKMSMNKKVQEGFMAEIGTIGRTYHVHLVRLYGFCFEKATKALVYEFLEGGSLEKYLYHDDDKEAEEGRKRLEWSTLHEIAVGTAKGIRYLHEECQQRIVHYDIKPANILLTADFVPKVADFGLARLGERENTHMSSLTGGGRGTPGYAAPELWMALPTTEKCDVYSFGMVLFEILGRRRNYDLAQAESREWFPKWVWDKYEQGDMDTIVSAAAGVVGEEDREKAETMCKVALWCVQFQPATRPTMSSVVRMLEGEMPIVPPVNPFHYVSFSGSGGENSSGSALTTGSTFLSSRDTGTGRDSEPVSVAASPPSKPTDAIMKGVKSTDAAAVMV; from the exons ATGTCGACTGTTGCCACTGCAGTTA TATCGTCAGTCGCAGCAACCGTGGCGGTAGTAATAACGATCGCCGTGATCAAGCGATGCCGGCACACGCGGAAGAAGATGCACAAGAAGTTCATGTCCAAAATCTCGGAGGAGATAAGCAGAAGAATCCACGACTGGCAAGCACCACCGGGCGCGGCCGGCTCCATGGAAGACGAGGTGGTGATCGAGATCGGCCCCGTGGagaagttcctccacgagATCATGAACGAGAAGCCGATGCGGTTCAGCTCGGAGCAGCTGGCGTGCTACACCAGGGGCTACGCGTCGGAGCTGGGGTCCGGCGGCTTCGGCGTCGTCTACAAAGGGGAGCTCCCCAACGGGCTGCAGGTGGCCGTGAAGGTGCTCAAGATGTCGATGAATAAGAAGGTCCAGGAAGGGTTCATGGCGGAGATCGGCACCATCGGCAGGACGTACCACGTGCACCTCGTCAGGCTCTACGGCTTCTGCTTCGAGAAGGCCACCAAGGCGCTGGTTTACGAGTTCCTGGAGGGCGGCTCGTTGGAGAAGTACTTGTACCACGACGACGATAAGGAAGCAGAGGAAGGCAGGAAGAGGCTGGAGTGGAGCACGCTGCACGAGATCGCTGTCGGCACGGCGAAGGGGATCCGGTACCTGCACGAGGAGTGCCAGCAGAGGATCGTGCACTACGACATCAAGCCGGCCAACATCCTGCTGACCGCCGACTTCGTGCCCAAGGTGGCCGACTTCGGGCTGGCGAGGCTCGGGGAGCGTGAGAACACCCACATGTCGTCGCTGACCGGTGGGGGCCGCGGGACGCCGGGGTACGCGGCGCCGGAGCTGTGGATGGCGCTGCCGACGACGGAGAAGTgcgacgtgtacagcttcggcATGGTGCTGTTCGAGATCCTGGGCCGGCGCCGGAACTACGACCTGGCGCAGGCCGAGAGCCGGGAGTGGTTCCCAAAGTGGGTGTGGGACAAGTACGAGCAAGGGGACATGGACACCATcgtgtcggcggcggcgggcgtcgTCGGGGAGGAGGACAGGGAGAAGGCGGAGACCATGTGCAAGGTGGCGCTGTGGTGCGTGCAGTTCCAGCCGGCGACGCGGCCCACCATGAGCAGCGTGGTGAGGATGCTGGAGGGGGAGATGCCCATCGTGCCGCCCGTGAACCCGTTCCACTACGTGTCcttcagcggcagcggcggcgagaacTCCAGCGGGTCGGCGTTGACGACGGGCAGCACGTTCTTGAGCAGTCGGGACACGGGGACAGGGAGAGACAGCGAGCCGGTGTCGGTCGCGGCGAGCCCTCCTTCTAAGCCCACTGATGCAATCATGAAAGGTGTTAAATCGACTGATGCAGCAGCAGTGATGGTATAG